In Paludibacter propionicigenes WB4, the genomic window AAAGCGCGTACCGCCGGTGCCGATACTTTTATTAAATTTAATGTTCATTTTAATCCGGATTTAAGCCTGCGTGATGTGCATGAAGTGTGCGATAAAATAGAAAAGGAAATAAAATCGAGAGTAGTACGCAGTGAAGTTTATATCCATGCAGAGCCGGAAGAGATAAGCCATATCGAAAACGAAGCGGATGATAATATAGTGTAGGTTTGCATAATATTAAAATAGGAAAGCTGAAGTTTAATTCTTGTGAATATCGTTAGTGAACTTTTAAAAATACTGAATGAGATAAAATATAGTTGATGTAAAAGTTGTTATAATCCATGATTGCGCTATAATAATAAGTGTAAATCGCTGTTTTAAATGAAAAACAAATAGTTTAATTACTTTCAATTAATGGATTATGAAAACAAAAGGTATTTACTTAGCTTTAGTTTTATTTAGCGTTATTGCATGGAGTTGTACATCTCAGGACGGATTAAATAATCAGTCGTTGAAGACTTCTATAACTGCTAATGCGCAGGAACTAATCACTGCAGTGAACTCAATAACCGCTTCATCAGGTTATGGTATTTTATCCAATTCCGATTTGGCTACGTCTCCCAGTATGGTAAAATCTGCTGAAGCATCATCAGTTACTCCTATTACTGACACTATTAGCCTGTCTCAAATTGCCGGAGTTTACGATTATAAAGCGGCAAAGTACAAAAAATGGAGTCCGATGTTGTTTAATTTCTTTGCTAAAACCGGGACAAGCTCCGATTTTATTGTACGCCTTCCGGAAGCAAAAATAAAACATCCCAGACTATTGCTTCTGTACACTCCGGCCGATACTACGCTGGTGAATGATTATGTAATTGACGTTTCGAAGTATAATTATGTGTTCGGACGTTACCTCTGGAACTACAATCTGGCTTCTACCATTACGGTTAAAAATGTCAGTATCGGTTCTCTGACAGTTCAATCGTCAAGAAACAAGTCAGAAGGTCAGAATTTTGTATCAGGTTTTACCTTTGCTAATGGGTACGAAGCTAAATTGAAGTATTCAACCGGTGATACAATTTTATCGGTTTACAATATCTCCAAAGGCGGTACAACATTGTTTGAAGAAAAATTTACAGCTATCAAAGATTCGGCCAGTCGCCATCGCGAAAAACAGTATTCATTGACAATCGGAAATGTTCAGGTTATAAGAACTCCTACGCACGGTAACAATGGTCTGGATAGCGCCAAAGTTTATTTAGGAGGCGTGCTGCAAACGAAAGCTGTGGTGAAAATTATTGATTCGGGTAGCAAAGATGATGCGACAGAGTTTAGCGTAATAGGTCATAACAGAGATTTGCAAATAACCTTTGATGATGGAACAAGCACTACGGTTAATCAATTGTTAGGTTCTACCATTACGGATGTTCGTTCGTTATTCCTCTCGCTGCGCCAGGTTTATTTTGCCACCAATGTAGTTGACTGGGTTGCCTGGAGTGTAAAACTCAACAGGCTGAATATGTAATTTCGGTACATGCGGATATAATAAGAGGGAAAGCATTGGTTTTCCCTCTTATTTTTTGCAGAAACGATTAAGCTCTGCCTACATTTGTGTGTTGAATCAGTTCTTTGCAGGTTCAATCCCAAAGGTAAATCCGGCCTTTACACGTTCTGTCAATTCCGGTATAATATCGGTATATTCGCCCACAATACCAAAGTCGGCAAAATGGAATATCGATGCTTTGGGGTTATGATCAATCGCAATAATTTTTTCGGATTCCTTCATTCCTGCAATATGCTGGATGGCACCCGATATCCCAACACTGATATACAATTTAGGACGTACTGTTTTACCTGTTTGACCTACCTGGCGGGCATATTCAGAGAAACCTTCGTCCACCACCACACGGCTACATGCCCATTCGGCTTTCACGCCCTGTGCTTTGAGTGCATCGGCTAGTTTTTTGATCAACTCCAGTCCGTCACTGGTAGTACCGCGTCCACCTGAAACAATGACATCTGCATCAAAGAGGTTTACAGAGTTACCCTCACCCCGAACCGTTTGCAATATCTCAACTTTGAACTCATCTTTTGTGAGCTTAGGGGCAAAAGTTGAAATGACTCCTGTTCTTCCTTCCACCTTGGCAGGTACTTCAAAGGTTCCGGCACGCGCAGTTGAAATTTGTGGATACACAAAGCCAAGGATGGTTGCCAACTTGCTTTCGCCGTAGGTTGGACGACGTGAGTGCAAAATCGGTTTATTGATAACCTTTTCTTTCCGGTTTACGTATTCTCCTATTTCCAGTCCTGTACAGTCTGCCGTTACACCGCTACCGGTTTTCATGCCGATACGGGGTGCAAGTTCTCTACCCGATGTCGTAGCTGCAAAAAGGGCAATCTCGGGATTTCTTTCTTTTATTACCTGCTCAAAAATACTGGAAAACGGTAGTACCAGGTATTCTTCGAGTTTATCATCTTCTACAACGATAACTTCATCCGAACCATGTTCGAACAGAATTTGCGCCTGATCTTTCACATTTTTTCCAATCAGCAGTGTCATTATTTTCGTATCATCTCCCAGTTGATCGGCAAGATGGCGTGCGGGAGTTAGCAGCTCCAGCGATGGGCGTGCAATTTTTCCGTTTGCCAATTCTGCCCATGTAATAATACCTTTAGCGCCGTTGCGGTTATCGTAGAATGGAAATTCAGGTTTCTCCGAAACTTTCTTTTCAGTGGCTTCTTTTTTCTCCAGTACATTAGCTCCTTTGTTGTAATTGGCTATTAAACTGTCAACCAAAGCAGTCTCATTGCTTCCCTGCGACATGATAATAGGAGCACGTTCACTCACGATATTTACTACGCCGGCAACAATAGTGGGTGATCCGCTCAAACCGATTTTTTCTGTTCCCAGCCCGATATCATCGATGCCAAAAACCGTGATTTTGGCATTACGTGCTTTGATAGCTCCGGTCAGCGAAGGTTTGCGAGGAGGAATGCCCGTTGGAGTCAATGAAATGGTACACGGCATTGGTAGTTTCATCATCTGATAACCACCTTCGATAATACGCTTAGCGATAACATTGCCTTCTCCGTCAGCTTTTACTGTTTCCACAAAAGTTGCCTGTGGAATGCCTAAAGATTCTGCCACCTGCGAGGGAACGTGCGCCGTATCTCCGTCGCTGGTTTGGCGACCCGCCAGAATGATAAACGGTTCCTTAGCATCTTTGGTAAAGCCGAGGTGTTTTAGCATAGTTGATATGGCCAATCCTGTAGCATAGGTGTCGCTACCTCCGAGCTTACGATCCGAAAGCAGGTACGCATCGTCGTAACCCATCGAGATGGCGGTGCGCAATGCTACTTCGAACGAACCGGGTCCCATAGAACAGGCAATGAGTCTGGCGTCAGGATATTGTTTTTTGAGTTGTAATCCGGCTTCAAGACCAAACTGACAATCGATGTTGATGATTGACTTTGCTTTCGTTCTATCCATTAAGCCATCTTCCCCCATTCGCATTTCTGTGGCGAGTGGTACTTGTTTTATTAAACTTATAATTGTAAGAGCCATTTCTTTAATTATGAATAATGAATTAATAATTATGAATTAATCACATGTTTTGAAAATCAGGACCATTACCGCCATTGGGTACCGACCAGGTAATGCCATCACCGGGAGTTTTTATGTCGCAGGTTTTACAGTGCATACAGTTTTCGGCATGTATGCGTAACTCCTGATGTCCGTTTTTGTCTGTATGAAGTTCATATACTTCGGATGAGCAAAAGAACTGGCACGGAGCACCGTACTGTTTGATGTTGATGGCGTTAAATGACTCGGGGTTGTTTACCTTCACGTGCGGAACTTGTTGTTCATCGTGATTAAC contains:
- a CDS encoding FAD-binding protein translates to MALTIISLIKQVPLATEMRMGEDGLMDRTKAKSIINIDCQFGLEAGLQLKKQYPDARLIACSMGPGSFEVALRTAISMGYDDAYLLSDRKLGGSDTYATGLAISTMLKHLGFTKDAKEPFIILAGRQTSDGDTAHVPSQVAESLGIPQATFVETVKADGEGNVIAKRIIEGGYQMMKLPMPCTISLTPTGIPPRKPSLTGAIKARNAKITVFGIDDIGLGTEKIGLSGSPTIVAGVVNIVSERAPIIMSQGSNETALVDSLIANYNKGANVLEKKEATEKKVSEKPEFPFYDNRNGAKGIITWAELANGKIARPSLELLTPARHLADQLGDDTKIMTLLIGKNVKDQAQILFEHGSDEVIVVEDDKLEEYLVLPFSSIFEQVIKERNPEIALFAATTSGRELAPRIGMKTGSGVTADCTGLEIGEYVNRKEKVINKPILHSRRPTYGESKLATILGFVYPQISTARAGTFEVPAKVEGRTGVISTFAPKLTKDEFKVEILQTVRGEGNSVNLFDADVIVSGGRGTTSDGLELIKKLADALKAQGVKAEWACSRVVVDEGFSEYARQVGQTGKTVRPKLYISVGISGAIQHIAGMKESEKIIAIDHNPKASIFHFADFGIVGEYTDIIPELTERVKAGFTFGIEPAKN